From Diadema setosum chromosome 5, eeDiaSeto1, whole genome shotgun sequence, the proteins below share one genomic window:
- the LOC140229120 gene encoding regenerating islet-derived protein 3-gamma-like isoform X2: MHLQSTRCRRAGGILASPDDQSSSTSLRLFPLLYGVERSWLGLHDLVEEGKYQTMSLRSLDFSSWAKSQPHTTAGFDCVSVGPHGWESKCCYESLPAICESRCKRGYSEHSGTCFKFQDVSRSWQAQEKECRKDGASLAPVNSAGDLRALQSFLVSGGHSHERVYFGLHDLIEEGQFMSPSLDSLTFFSWIGGRTPSASSDDCGVLNRFGMYMGCCYRKRPAVCSMPARQVG, translated from the exons ATGCATCTACAGTCAACG AGATGCCGAAGAGCGGGTGGAATTTTGGCTTCACCAGACGACCAGAGTAGCTCGACGTCACTGCGCCTGTTCCCTCTCTTGTACGGCGTGGAGAGGTCTTGGCTAGGCCTCCATGACTTGGTGGAGGAAGGAAAATACCAGACGATGTCTCTTCGAAG TCTTGACTTTTCTTCTTGGGCGAAGTCACAGCCACACACCACGGCCGGATTCGACTGCGTCAGTGTAGGACCTCATGGATGGGAATCGAAGTGCTGCTACGAGAGTCTACCCGCCATTTGCGAATCAA GATGTAAACGAGGCTATTCTGAGCACTCTGGTACGTGCTTCAAGTTCCAAGACGTATCAAGAAGCTGGCAGGCCCAAGAAAAG GAATGTCGCAAAGACGGTGCGTCCCTGGCGCCAGTCAATAGTGCTGGCGATCTTCGTGCCCTCCAATCTTTCCTCGTCTCTGGGGGTCATTCCCATGAACGCGTTTACTTTGGCCTACACGACCTCATTGAAGAAGGGCAGTTTATGTCTCCATCACTCGACAG TCTGACGTTCTTCTCATGGATCGGTGGGAGAACGCCGTCTGCGAGCAGTGATGACTGTGGTGTCCTGAACAGGTTTGGCATGTACATGGGATGCTGCTACCGAAAGCGCCCAGCCGTCTGCAGCATGCCGGCCCGCCAAGTTGGATAG
- the LOC140229120 gene encoding regenerating islet-derived protein 3-gamma-like isoform X1: protein MPDDFKGHCERCRRAGGILASPDDQSSSTSLRLFPLLYGVERSWLGLHDLVEEGKYQTMSLRSLDFSSWAKSQPHTTAGFDCVSVGPHGWESKCCYESLPAICESRCKRGYSEHSGTCFKFQDVSRSWQAQEKECRKDGASLAPVNSAGDLRALQSFLVSGGHSHERVYFGLHDLIEEGQFMSPSLDSLTFFSWIGGRTPSASSDDCGVLNRFGMYMGCCYRKRPAVCSMPARQVG, encoded by the exons ATGCCAGATGACTTTAAGGGCCACTGCGAG AGATGCCGAAGAGCGGGTGGAATTTTGGCTTCACCAGACGACCAGAGTAGCTCGACGTCACTGCGCCTGTTCCCTCTCTTGTACGGCGTGGAGAGGTCTTGGCTAGGCCTCCATGACTTGGTGGAGGAAGGAAAATACCAGACGATGTCTCTTCGAAG TCTTGACTTTTCTTCTTGGGCGAAGTCACAGCCACACACCACGGCCGGATTCGACTGCGTCAGTGTAGGACCTCATGGATGGGAATCGAAGTGCTGCTACGAGAGTCTACCCGCCATTTGCGAATCAA GATGTAAACGAGGCTATTCTGAGCACTCTGGTACGTGCTTCAAGTTCCAAGACGTATCAAGAAGCTGGCAGGCCCAAGAAAAG GAATGTCGCAAAGACGGTGCGTCCCTGGCGCCAGTCAATAGTGCTGGCGATCTTCGTGCCCTCCAATCTTTCCTCGTCTCTGGGGGTCATTCCCATGAACGCGTTTACTTTGGCCTACACGACCTCATTGAAGAAGGGCAGTTTATGTCTCCATCACTCGACAG TCTGACGTTCTTCTCATGGATCGGTGGGAGAACGCCGTCTGCGAGCAGTGATGACTGTGGTGTCCTGAACAGGTTTGGCATGTACATGGGATGCTGCTACCGAAAGCGCCCAGCCGTCTGCAGCATGCCGGCCCGCCAAGTTGGATAG